In bacterium, one genomic interval encodes:
- a CDS encoding cation transporter — protein MTNAPEKRRMSLTRYAWLSIGAAVATIALKTWAYQLTGSVGLLSDALESLVNLAGAVIALVLLAVAARPPDDEHAFGHGKAEYFASGAEGTLIIFAAASIAIAAFERFVNPQALTGVGSGLLVNLLATGINLFAALVIRRAARVHNSVTLDANSRHLLADVWTSVGVVVAVAIVAVSKIQILDPLIAVAVAGHILMEGIRIVKGSILGLMDTALEPDEVARIEATLNEFASDNISYHALRTRRAGHRRFVSVHILVPGEWTVHHGHALLERIESEIREQIPDVTLFTHLESLDDPASWEDVELDRKA, from the coding sequence ATGACAAACGCACCTGAAAAGCGGCGCATGTCGCTGACACGCTACGCGTGGCTTTCAATCGGAGCCGCTGTGGCAACGATCGCCCTCAAGACCTGGGCCTACCAGCTCACGGGTTCTGTCGGCCTGCTGTCGGATGCGCTGGAGTCGCTTGTTAATCTTGCCGGTGCCGTCATCGCACTTGTGCTGCTGGCGGTCGCCGCCCGGCCGCCCGATGATGAACACGCTTTCGGCCATGGAAAGGCGGAGTACTTTGCCAGCGGCGCTGAGGGCACCTTAATCATCTTTGCCGCAGCCAGCATTGCTATCGCTGCATTTGAGCGTTTTGTAAACCCGCAAGCGCTCACCGGTGTCGGCAGCGGTCTGCTAGTGAATCTCCTGGCGACGGGTATCAACCTGTTCGCCGCCTTGGTGATTCGCCGAGCGGCGCGTGTGCACAATTCAGTCACTCTCGATGCAAATTCTCGGCACCTGCTGGCCGACGTGTGGACTTCCGTGGGCGTAGTCGTGGCGGTGGCAATTGTGGCGGTGAGCAAGATTCAGATCCTCGATCCGCTGATTGCCGTGGCCGTCGCCGGTCATATCTTGATGGAAGGCATTCGTATCGTCAAAGGCTCGATTCTGGGACTCATGGATACGGCCTTGGAACCGGATGAGGTGGCGCGCATTGAAGCTACGCTCAACGAATTTGCCTCGGATAATATTAGCTACCACGCCTTGCGCACGCGCCGGGCCGGGCATCGCCGGTTCGTTTCCGTCCATATTCTGGTGCCCGGCGAATGGACCGTACACCACGGCCACGCGCTTCTGGAACGCATCGAATCAGAGATCCGCGAACAGATACCGGACGTGACCTTGTTCACTCATCTGGAATCTCTCGACGATCCGGCCTCATGGGAAGATGTTGAACTGGATCGCAAGGCATGA
- a CDS encoding CPBP family intramembrane metalloprotease has protein sequence MAVSPIKTVFYKELRDLFRDKRTLMVTVILPLLLYPLIFIGFTQLSLLQAGKLKEQVGRVALLTPAAKPGDLLAADSSKLLEFTDSTGWEEKLRAGELDAALALDSTFSADVAAGRRANMKVYYLSSRDFSEQVRGRIERGVDEFESRIVAQRIAQLGVDTSYIRPVAIEALDTATETEQTGSVLGRFLGYFLILMTLTGAFYAAIDLTAGEKERGTLETLLVSPASRRELVYGKFLAVVVAALISALLNLLSLGLTMVYAVQMFDKGGEISSFAVAPSSLVLVLFIMLPLAVLFAGVTMAVAVTARSYKEGQGLLTPLMVVSILPSMVSMIPGIELTPFLAVIPIANVSLLTRTLMSGHTPWLEFAITLLSTAGLAALSLHWVIVQFNRESVLFRHAEEMKWTPFAKRKLEPGSVPNSGSAALLGAVSLILVAAVGTLASSQGMFRGLFMIQGAIAALAVLWVKQGGYDPIPTFGWRLPRPRMWIGAALAILGGWVLTVELATLQHAYFPFPEEMLEDFSDLFAGLTDLPMWQAIFIIAVLPAIVEEHLCRGVMLRGMLQGMGRWPAILIVAGIFALLHMNPYRLLPTFVLGVLLGYLAVSSGSIFPAMLGHFVNNALSYLVFRFGDAIEALGWAASEDSAWVPWPWMAVGITLLAIGIRLVARAEPPTLPAHSG, from the coding sequence ATGGCTGTATCTCCCATCAAGACGGTATTCTACAAAGAACTGCGCGACCTCTTCCGCGACAAGCGGACGCTGATGGTCACGGTGATCCTGCCGCTGTTGCTCTATCCGCTGATCTTCATCGGGTTCACGCAGCTATCCTTGCTGCAAGCAGGTAAGCTCAAAGAGCAGGTGGGACGCGTGGCCCTGTTGACTCCGGCAGCCAAACCGGGTGATCTTCTGGCCGCCGATTCCTCTAAACTGCTGGAGTTCACGGATTCGACGGGTTGGGAAGAGAAGCTGCGAGCGGGCGAGCTGGACGCGGCTCTGGCCTTAGATTCGACCTTCAGCGCTGACGTCGCCGCTGGCCGCCGCGCCAACATGAAAGTCTACTATCTCAGCAGCCGGGATTTCTCCGAACAGGTGCGCGGCCGAATTGAGCGCGGCGTTGACGAGTTCGAAAGCCGCATTGTCGCCCAGCGCATTGCCCAACTTGGCGTGGACACGTCTTACATTCGACCCGTCGCCATTGAAGCGCTCGATACCGCAACAGAGACGGAACAAACCGGTTCCGTTCTTGGCCGCTTTCTGGGTTACTTCCTGATTTTGATGACACTCACGGGAGCGTTCTATGCGGCCATTGATCTGACCGCCGGGGAGAAGGAGCGCGGAACGTTGGAGACGCTGCTGGTGAGTCCGGCGTCACGCCGCGAGTTGGTCTACGGCAAGTTTCTGGCTGTCGTGGTGGCCGCGCTCATTTCAGCGCTCTTGAATCTGCTCAGTTTAGGCCTGACCATGGTCTATGCTGTGCAGATGTTTGACAAGGGCGGCGAGATCAGCAGCTTCGCCGTGGCGCCGTCTTCGCTCGTTCTGGTTCTCTTCATCATGCTCCCGCTGGCCGTGCTGTTTGCGGGCGTAACGATGGCTGTAGCGGTGACCGCGCGAAGCTACAAGGAAGGGCAGGGCCTGCTCACCCCGTTAATGGTGGTCAGCATATTGCCGTCCATGGTTTCGATGATCCCCGGGATTGAGCTCACTCCGTTTCTGGCGGTCATCCCTATTGCAAACGTGTCGTTGTTGACACGCACGCTTATGTCGGGGCACACACCGTGGCTGGAGTTTGCGATTACGTTGCTGAGTACGGCGGGACTGGCCGCGCTGTCGCTGCATTGGGTCATTGTGCAGTTCAACCGCGAAAGCGTCCTGTTCCGGCATGCCGAGGAGATGAAGTGGACGCCCTTCGCCAAGCGGAAGCTCGAACCGGGCTCGGTACCCAATTCTGGTTCGGCCGCACTGCTTGGCGCGGTCTCCTTGATTCTCGTTGCGGCTGTGGGCACCTTGGCGTCGTCACAAGGGATGTTTCGCGGGCTGTTTATGATTCAGGGTGCCATTGCTGCGCTGGCGGTGCTCTGGGTCAAACAGGGCGGCTATGATCCAATCCCGACTTTCGGCTGGCGTCTCCCGCGACCGCGCATGTGGATAGGCGCGGCGCTGGCGATTCTGGGCGGCTGGGTTCTCACGGTCGAACTGGCGACTCTGCAGCACGCCTATTTCCCGTTCCCCGAAGAGATGCTTGAGGACTTTTCCGATCTTTTTGCGGGCCTGACCGATTTGCCGATGTGGCAAGCCATTTTCATCATCGCAGTCCTGCCTGCGATTGTCGAGGAACATCTCTGCCGCGGCGTAATGCTGCGCGGTATGTTACAGGGGATGGGCCGTTGGCCCGCGATTCTGATAGTCGCGGGCATCTTCGCGCTTCTGCACATGAATCCCTATCGCCTGCTGCCGACGTTTGTGCTGGGTGTGTTGTTGGGCTATTTGGCTGTGAGCTCCGGTTCAATATTTCCGGCCATGCTTGGGCATTTTGTGAACAACGCGCTTAGCTACCTGGTGTTCCGGTTTGGAGACGCGATTGAAGCACTCGGCTGGGCGGCCAGCGAAGATTCGGCTTGGGTCCCGTGGCCGTGGATGGCTGTGGGAATCACATTGCTGGCTATTGGAATAAGATTGGTGGCCCGAGCAGAGCCTCCAACGTTGCCCGCGCACTCGGGTTAG
- the hutU gene encoding urocanate hydratase, producing the protein MFEIPKTPTGTALTCKGWLQEAAYRMLLNNLDAQVAEDREQLIVYGGTGKAARNREALRLILDALRNLEADETLLVQSGKPVGVVKTHADAPRVLIANSNLVPQWATWEYFHELEAKGLIMYGQMTAGSWIYIGTQGILQGTFETFAAAGRKHFGGSLRGTWTLTGGLGGMGGAQPLAVTLNGGAVLCVEVDRARLQRRVDIGYCDRACESLDEALELVTVAAQNEEPLSVGLLGNCADVFPELLKRDNLPHIVTDQTSAHDELHGYIPHGMSYTDALKLRKDDPKEYINRSMHSMAVHCRAMKEMQDCGVIAFDYGNNLRGQALKAGYAEAFAYPGFVPAYVRPLFCEGKGPFRWAALSGDPQDIYTIDKQALELFPDDEGLQRWIRFATPKIPFQGLPARICWLGQGDRAKLGLAINDLVASGAVSAPIVIGRDHLDCGSVASPNRETEAMLDGSDAISDWPLLNALVNTASGATWVSFHHGGGVGIGASQHAGQVIVADGTAEAARRIARVLTNDPAMGVFRHHDAGYELATQTAQTKNVRIPGLNY; encoded by the coding sequence ATGTTTGAAATACCCAAGACGCCGACGGGGACGGCCTTGACCTGCAAGGGCTGGCTACAGGAAGCAGCCTACCGTATGCTTTTGAACAACCTCGATGCTCAGGTCGCCGAGGATCGTGAACAGTTGATCGTCTATGGTGGAACTGGAAAAGCCGCTCGCAACCGGGAAGCATTGCGCCTCATTCTCGATGCATTGCGGAATCTTGAGGCGGACGAAACGCTGCTTGTGCAGTCGGGCAAGCCAGTGGGTGTCGTGAAGACGCACGCCGATGCGCCGCGCGTGCTGATCGCGAATTCGAACCTTGTGCCGCAGTGGGCCACGTGGGAGTATTTTCACGAGCTTGAAGCCAAAGGGCTGATCATGTATGGCCAGATGACAGCGGGCTCGTGGATTTACATCGGAACGCAAGGTATCCTGCAAGGGACTTTCGAGACGTTTGCCGCAGCCGGTCGAAAGCACTTTGGCGGGAGTTTGCGCGGCACTTGGACGCTGACTGGCGGTTTAGGGGGCATGGGCGGCGCGCAGCCACTTGCAGTGACCTTAAATGGCGGCGCCGTGTTGTGTGTCGAAGTGGACCGCGCGCGCCTGCAGCGGCGTGTGGATATCGGCTATTGTGATCGCGCGTGCGAGTCGCTGGACGAAGCGCTCGAGTTGGTCACCGTCGCGGCGCAAAATGAAGAACCGCTGTCGGTCGGCCTATTAGGGAATTGCGCCGACGTGTTTCCGGAGCTTCTGAAGCGCGACAATTTGCCGCACATCGTCACGGATCAGACCTCGGCGCACGATGAGCTGCACGGCTACATTCCGCACGGCATGTCTTACACAGACGCGTTGAAATTGCGCAAGGACGATCCGAAAGAGTATATCAACCGTTCGATGCACTCGATGGCTGTGCACTGCCGCGCGATGAAAGAGATGCAGGACTGCGGCGTGATCGCCTTTGACTATGGCAACAACTTACGCGGCCAAGCGTTGAAAGCGGGCTATGCCGAGGCTTTCGCCTATCCAGGCTTCGTTCCCGCATACGTTCGACCGCTATTCTGTGAGGGCAAGGGCCCGTTCCGCTGGGCGGCTCTGTCCGGGGACCCACAGGATATTTACACCATTGACAAACAGGCGCTCGAGCTTTTCCCCGACGATGAAGGGCTTCAGCGCTGGATTCGCTTCGCCACGCCGAAAATACCATTTCAAGGGCTGCCTGCGCGCATCTGCTGGTTAGGTCAGGGAGACCGCGCGAAGTTAGGGCTCGCGATCAACGATCTGGTGGCGAGCGGCGCGGTTTCGGCGCCGATTGTGATTGGCCGCGATCATCTCGATTGCGGCTCTGTCGCGTCGCCGAATCGTGAAACAGAGGCGATGCTCGACGGATCCGATGCGATTTCCGATTGGCCTTTGCTCAATGCGCTGGTGAATACCGCCAGCGGCGCGACGTGGGTGAGCTTTCATCATGGCGGCGGCGTCGGCATCGGTGCATCGCAGCACGCCGGACAGGTGATTGTCGCCGACGGCACCGCCGAAGCGGCACGGCGCATCGCGCGCGTACTCACCAACGACCCTGCGATGGGCGTTTTTCGACATCACGATGCCGGTTACGAACTCGCTACACAGACTGCACAAACCAAGAACGTCCGGATTCCCGGCCTAAACTACTGA
- a CDS encoding enoyl-CoA hydratase/isomerase family protein produces MSYQNILWETAGQVGILTINRPAALNSLNGVTLDEIETCVNNELNDDVRALVITGAGEKSFVAGADITEIHELTAASGWTFTERGNGLFSRIEALQIPVIAAVNGFALGGGCELAMACHLRIASEKAKFGQPEIKLGIIPGYGGTQRLARLVGTGRALDLLLSGRMVDAATALAWGLVNEVVAPDQTRTRAVELATQFAQAAPIARKAILEAVYAGAGRPLAEGLKAEERLFAHCCNTSDKNEGTAAFLEKREARFTGE; encoded by the coding sequence ATGAGCTATCAGAACATACTTTGGGAGACTGCCGGACAGGTCGGCATTCTCACTATCAATCGTCCGGCGGCGCTGAACTCTCTGAATGGCGTAACGCTTGACGAGATTGAAACGTGCGTGAACAACGAACTCAACGATGACGTGCGCGCGCTGGTGATCACCGGCGCGGGCGAAAAGAGCTTCGTTGCGGGAGCGGACATCACCGAAATTCACGAACTGACGGCGGCCTCCGGTTGGACGTTCACGGAGCGCGGCAACGGCCTGTTCTCGCGCATCGAGGCCCTGCAAATTCCGGTGATCGCTGCTGTGAACGGCTTCGCACTTGGTGGGGGCTGCGAACTTGCGATGGCCTGTCACCTGCGCATCGCGTCGGAGAAAGCGAAGTTCGGTCAGCCGGAAATCAAATTGGGCATCATACCCGGATACGGCGGTACGCAGCGCCTGGCGCGTTTGGTCGGCACGGGGCGCGCGCTTGACCTGTTGCTCTCAGGTCGCATGGTTGATGCGGCCACGGCGCTGGCCTGGGGGCTGGTCAATGAAGTTGTCGCGCCCGATCAAACGCGAACCCGCGCCGTAGAGCTTGCCACGCAGTTTGCGCAGGCCGCGCCGATTGCCCGCAAGGCGATTCTCGAAGCGGTTTACGCGGGAGCGGGACGTCCGTTGGCCGAGGGATTGAAGGCCGAAGAACGACTCTTCGCGCACTGCTGCAATACGAGCGACAAGAACGAAGGCACGGCGGCTTTCCTCGAGAAACGCGAAGCGCGCTTCACGGGCGAGTAA
- a CDS encoding D-2-hydroxyacid dehydrogenase: MIHLKIVSFASQNPARQTELASAVHTLSDGHATIVFAESAERAVQELADADVLLAHRFTPELLSAGRNLRWVHLTIAGVEKSLFPEFVDSEVTLTNSRGLHARPMAEWVMAALYYWSQDLATADRWRREREWKEPKKRMTERRRNLQGLKALVVGYGEVGRGIAALLHDNGITVEAVATKPRHDLCEVYPMELLEERLEEADIVVLALPATRATVGLFNRRLFPLFKDGSVLVNVARGSLLDEQDLLTALDNGKPAYALLDVFADEPLPADSPLFARDNVFMTPHVSGNFPEYTRQVHDIFAANLERYLNGEPLQSTVNKKRGY, translated from the coding sequence ATGATCCACCTCAAAATAGTCTCGTTTGCCTCACAAAATCCGGCCCGTCAGACGGAGTTGGCGAGTGCTGTTCATACTCTGAGTGACGGCCACGCCACGATCGTCTTTGCGGAATCCGCGGAGCGGGCCGTGCAAGAGCTTGCCGATGCCGACGTGCTTCTGGCGCATCGTTTCACACCCGAGCTGCTGTCAGCCGGACGAAACCTCCGCTGGGTACACTTGACCATCGCCGGAGTTGAAAAAAGCCTGTTCCCAGAGTTCGTGGACAGCGAGGTTACATTGACCAACAGTCGTGGTTTGCATGCCCGGCCCATGGCCGAATGGGTCATGGCGGCGCTGTACTATTGGTCACAGGACTTGGCGACGGCGGATCGCTGGCGGCGCGAGCGCGAGTGGAAAGAGCCCAAGAAACGCATGACCGAGCGCCGCCGTAACTTGCAGGGTTTGAAAGCGCTGGTCGTGGGGTATGGGGAGGTAGGGCGGGGGATTGCGGCCTTGCTGCATGATAACGGGATCACGGTCGAGGCCGTCGCCACCAAACCTCGTCACGATCTCTGCGAAGTCTACCCGATGGAGCTTCTCGAGGAACGTCTTGAGGAGGCCGACATCGTCGTCCTCGCCCTGCCGGCCACGCGTGCTACGGTGGGACTCTTCAATCGCCGGTTGTTTCCCCTTTTTAAGGACGGCTCGGTACTTGTGAATGTCGCGCGCGGTTCCCTGCTGGATGAGCAGGACCTGCTTACGGCGCTGGACAACGGCAAACCTGCCTATGCACTGCTCGATGTTTTTGCCGACGAGCCGTTGCCCGCGGACTCACCATTGTTCGCGCGGGACAATGTCTTCATGACACCACACGTGTCGGGAAACTTCCCTGAATATACTCGGCAAGTGCATGACATTTTTGCGGCGAATCTTGAACGCTACCTAAACGGCGAACCACTGCAAAGCACCGTAAACAAGAAGCGCGGCTACTAA
- a CDS encoding 5'-nucleotidase, lipoprotein e(P4) family, which produces MKFLLIAISFAMLAVSCSHSRPYVYHRQTHELLHSVLWMQRSAEYRAACETVYLGAFAELERALSDTTWSAATEQQPPFGRKPPAIIVDVDETVLDNSPYEARLVLDGSSYPMRWDEWCCEEKAPALPGAVEFLREADRRGVAIFYVTNRDVKLDECTWRNLRAQGFPQTATAEQVMTKDEREGWGSDKSTRREYISRSHRVIQIAGDNLDDFVGYKKSTDERDGLANQYSAWWGTRWLMLPNPAYGSWERALLNYDNTISDSVALRKKYDALRPER; this is translated from the coding sequence ATGAAGTTTCTCCTAATCGCTATTTCCTTCGCCATGCTGGCTGTTTCGTGCTCGCATTCCCGGCCTTATGTGTATCATCGGCAAACACACGAGCTGCTGCATAGTGTTTTGTGGATGCAGCGATCGGCTGAGTATCGCGCCGCCTGTGAGACGGTCTACCTGGGCGCATTTGCCGAGCTCGAACGTGCTTTGAGCGACACGACCTGGAGTGCGGCGACCGAGCAGCAGCCGCCGTTCGGCAGGAAGCCGCCCGCGATTATTGTGGACGTTGACGAGACCGTGCTCGATAATTCTCCCTATGAAGCGCGGCTGGTGCTGGACGGATCCAGCTACCCAATGCGTTGGGACGAGTGGTGCTGTGAAGAAAAAGCACCAGCGTTGCCCGGCGCGGTGGAATTCCTGCGCGAGGCGGATCGGCGCGGCGTTGCGATCTTCTACGTGACGAACCGCGACGTGAAGCTCGATGAGTGCACATGGCGCAATTTGCGGGCGCAGGGTTTTCCGCAGACGGCGACGGCCGAACAGGTCATGACCAAAGACGAGCGTGAGGGCTGGGGCTCCGACAAGAGCACCCGACGCGAGTACATTTCCCGCTCGCACCGAGTTATTCAAATCGCCGGAGACAATCTGGATGACTTCGTAGGCTACAAGAAATCCACGGACGAACGGGACGGGCTGGCGAACCAGTACTCAGCTTGGTGGGGAACACGCTGGCTGATGCTGCCGAATCCGGCTTATGGATCATGGGAACGGGCTCTGTTGAATTATGATAACACGATAAGCGACAGTGTCGCCCTGCGCAAGAAATACGACGCACTCCGGCCCGAGCGTTAG
- a CDS encoding S8 family peptidase, whose amino-acid sequence MIRITALLILFTVLSAFAESSRYWVFFADKAVAPGQELRALDEARALVSQRSLARRLKNGAPLTMISDLPVAQQYVDHVRATGADIRVASKWLNAVSVAATPAQLTQIEELSCVRAVRRFSQRVSMDPPRGASDALDSLEYGASYRQDELCRIPELHARGLSGAGVLLCMLDTGFETLHSSLDGLDYLAMRDFINNDSIVTNEAGEDSAGQFMHGTLCLSAAAGLDSGNIIGPAYGAQWMLAKTEYVPTETEVEEDYYVAGMEWADSAGADITSSSLGYIDWYDQSDMDGQTTVVTQAVTEAQRRGILVVTAQGNERGSLWNSVIAPADADSILAIGAVDSLGLLSGFSSPGPTADGRVKPDCATMGSDVFCANATELDGYFRASGTSLATPIAAGIAALVMEANPEWTAQQVRAAILATASQASAPDNDLGHGIVDAVAAADFTFDHASPRSTMPIDMLLSAYPNPVNGRVTLSLESANSQSGRFMLYDLLGREVFRSAERHISTGHQQISLDVTSLSSGKYFITFVGTSNSASVPVVVLK is encoded by the coding sequence ATGATTCGCATCACTGCACTGCTCATCCTGTTCACCGTTTTGTCCGCATTCGCCGAGTCATCCCGCTATTGGGTATTCTTTGCGGACAAGGCCGTTGCCCCGGGTCAAGAATTGCGGGCGTTGGATGAGGCGCGGGCGCTGGTTTCACAACGGTCGCTCGCGCGCCGTTTGAAGAACGGAGCGCCACTCACGATGATCAGCGACCTGCCCGTCGCGCAGCAATACGTTGATCACGTGCGGGCCACCGGCGCGGACATTCGCGTCGCGAGCAAATGGCTCAATGCCGTAAGCGTCGCGGCCACTCCGGCCCAGTTGACTCAAATAGAAGAACTAAGCTGCGTGCGCGCCGTTCGCAGATTCTCCCAGCGGGTGAGTATGGATCCACCGCGCGGGGCAAGCGATGCGCTCGATAGCTTGGAGTACGGCGCAAGCTACAGGCAAGACGAGCTGTGCCGCATTCCGGAGCTTCACGCGCGGGGCTTGAGCGGCGCAGGTGTCCTGTTATGTATGCTTGACACCGGGTTCGAAACCCTGCACTCCAGTTTGGACGGGCTCGACTACCTCGCCATGCGCGACTTCATTAACAACGATTCTATCGTGACAAATGAGGCGGGTGAAGATTCCGCCGGACAATTCATGCACGGGACACTGTGCCTGAGTGCGGCGGCCGGACTGGACAGCGGTAATATCATCGGTCCCGCTTATGGCGCGCAGTGGATGCTCGCGAAAACAGAATACGTCCCGACGGAAACCGAAGTTGAAGAAGACTACTATGTCGCGGGCATGGAGTGGGCAGATAGCGCCGGCGCAGACATCACGTCGTCAAGTCTCGGCTACATTGACTGGTATGATCAAAGTGACATGGACGGCCAGACGACCGTCGTCACACAGGCGGTCACGGAAGCGCAGCGGCGCGGCATTCTCGTCGTGACAGCGCAGGGCAACGAGCGCGGTTCACTGTGGAACAGCGTCATCGCGCCGGCCGATGCCGATTCAATATTGGCGATTGGCGCGGTGGACTCGCTTGGCCTTCTCTCTGGATTCTCATCGCCCGGACCGACCGCGGATGGCCGCGTCAAACCCGACTGCGCAACGATGGGCTCGGATGTGTTCTGTGCAAACGCGACGGAATTGGACGGCTATTTTCGCGCCTCCGGAACGTCGCTGGCGACGCCGATCGCCGCCGGAATCGCGGCCCTTGTCATGGAAGCAAATCCCGAGTGGACCGCGCAGCAGGTGCGAGCCGCGATCCTCGCAACGGCTTCACAGGCCAGTGCACCCGATAACGACCTCGGCCACGGCATCGTGGACGCCGTTGCCGCCGCGGATTTTACGTTTGACCATGCCTCGCCGCGTTCAACGATGCCAATAGACATGCTGTTGTCAGCGTATCCGAATCCTGTGAATGGCCGGGTCACGCTGTCGTTGGAATCGGCCAACAGTCAGTCCGGCCGCTTCATGCTCTACGATCTGCTTGGCCGGGAGGTGTTCCGATCGGCCGAACGACACATTTCTACGGGCCATCAACAGATTTCACTCGACGTGACGAGTTTATCGAGCGGCAAGTACTTCATCACGTTTGTCGGCACCAGCAATTCGGCCAGCGTGCCGGTGGTTGTCCTCAAGTAA
- a CDS encoding imidazolonepropionase, which translates to MLIHNIGRLVTPHVDAADDLTRPVFALENAAVWIEDGRFKDIGLSFDLLKRVPASVPRHDANARLMLPGFVDCHSHPAFVGNRAHEFFLRNRGADYQEILAAGGGIHATAARVAAASVSQIVTESLPRLESSLAGGVTTIECKSGYGLNWAGEEKLLVALRELSKICPQHIVRTLLIHAVPQEWRERRAEFLETVIDEMIPETRERALAERVDVFCEEGAFTVDEARSILAAGRACGLDMTIHANQFGHSGGALLAAELGTRSADHLEYLNESEMRSLAAANVVAVALPACVYFMNTIPYPPLRQMIAAGLRVAIATDMNPGTAMTESIPFCMTTAAIYGKLSAAELLWAVTYDAARALGREGVAGVIESGRPADFALWGVPDLESLVYYMGQCTADEVWIGGELVFEHASLLRRY; encoded by the coding sequence GTGCTGATACACAACATCGGCCGCTTGGTGACGCCGCACGTGGATGCCGCGGACGATTTGACGCGGCCGGTATTTGCGCTTGAGAATGCGGCCGTTTGGATCGAAGACGGCAGGTTCAAGGACATTGGTTTGAGCTTTGATTTGCTGAAGCGTGTGCCTGCAAGCGTACCGCGGCACGACGCGAATGCACGGCTGATGCTGCCGGGGTTTGTGGATTGTCATAGTCACCCTGCGTTCGTCGGCAATCGCGCGCACGAGTTTTTCTTGCGAAACCGCGGCGCGGATTATCAGGAAATACTCGCGGCGGGCGGCGGCATTCATGCGACGGCCGCGCGCGTAGCGGCGGCGTCTGTCAGTCAAATTGTCACGGAATCTCTGCCGCGGCTCGAATCGTCTCTCGCCGGTGGAGTGACGACTATTGAGTGCAAGAGCGGTTACGGCCTGAATTGGGCGGGCGAGGAAAAGCTGCTCGTTGCTCTGCGCGAACTTTCCAAAATCTGCCCGCAGCACATAGTACGGACTCTGTTGATCCACGCCGTGCCGCAAGAGTGGCGCGAGCGCCGCGCCGAATTCTTGGAGACTGTCATCGATGAGATGATTCCAGAGACGCGCGAGCGTGCCTTGGCCGAACGCGTGGACGTGTTTTGTGAAGAAGGCGCATTCACTGTAGACGAAGCGCGCTCCATTCTCGCGGCCGGCCGTGCGTGTGGACTCGACATGACGATTCACGCTAATCAATTCGGGCATTCCGGCGGCGCGCTGTTAGCCGCGGAGCTGGGGACGCGGAGCGCCGATCATCTCGAATATCTGAATGAATCTGAAATGCGCTCTTTGGCCGCCGCGAATGTGGTTGCCGTCGCCCTTCCCGCGTGTGTCTATTTCATGAACACGATTCCCTATCCGCCGCTGCGGCAGATGATAGCCGCCGGCTTGCGCGTGGCCATTGCGACTGACATGAACCCCGGCACGGCGATGACCGAGTCCATACCGTTCTGCATGACGACCGCCGCTATCTATGGCAAGCTATCCGCGGCTGAACTACTGTGGGCCGTGACGTATGACGCCGCTCGCGCGTTAGGCCGGGAAGGCGTAGCCGGAGTGATTGAGAGCGGCCGTCCCGCGGATTTTGCTCTGTGGGGCGTGCCCGATCTCGAATCGTTGGTTTACTACATGGGGCAATGCACCGCCGACGAAGTTTGGATTGGCGGCGAGTTAGTCTTCGAACACGCCAGCCTGCTGCGGCGATACTAA